In Cicer arietinum cultivar CDC Frontier isolate Library 1 chromosome 1, Cicar.CDCFrontier_v2.0, whole genome shotgun sequence, one DNA window encodes the following:
- the LOC101488351 gene encoding probable serine/threonine-protein kinase At1g54610: MGCMCCKPSAIEDSKESPRERLSNKAVLESRVSRGASSRREELAYRVKDRCDNNNDARTALIDKQGQGNGSVRVHGDNFERKREKMEYVVAQHPGLGSVPKAMEGEHVAAGWPSWLAAVAGEAIKGWLPRRADSFEKLDKIGQGTYSNVYRARDLEQRKIVALKKVRFDNLEPESVRFMAREIHILRRLDHPNVIKLEGLVTSRMSCSLYLVFEYMEHDLAGLASHPGLKFTEAQVKCYMQQLLRGLDHCHSRGVLHRDIKGSNLLIDNNGVLKIADFGLASFFDPNQTQPLTSRVVTLWYRPPELLLGATYYGTAVDLWSTGCILAELYAGKPIMPGRTEVEQLHKIFKLCGSPSEDYWRKSKLPHATIFKPQQPYRRCVGETFKDFPAPAIELIETLLSIDPADRGTSASALISEFFSIKPLPCDPSSLPKYPPSKEFDAKVRDEEARRQGAAGSKGQRHDPERRGVRESRAIPAPDANAELVLSMQKRQGQNFSQSRSEKFNPHPEEAASGFPIEPPRPSQAAEVSVDPQANQHKRASHSGPLTHRAAWAKAGKNHDDAPKISMGGGDLSTISGLVAARRSMLSDDRRECSGSSQVEAPKLITRFPGSFKEASESLTQQNQKHHVHASQKEEGKGSNKDPNLVGYGSKGYKIHYSGPLLVPSSNMDQMLKDHDRQIQEAVRRARLDKAKMRRLQAEGNQISNSLFVSGR, encoded by the exons ATGGGTTGCATGTGTTGCAAGCCATCTGCAATTGAGGACAGTAAGGAGAGTCCAAGGGAGCGTTTATCGAACAAGGCGGTGCTGGAATCTCGTGTGTCTAGAGGAGCTTCGTCGAGGAGGGAGGAATTAGCGTATAGGGTGAAGGATAGATGTGATAACAACAATGATGCGAGGACGGCGTTGATTGATAAGCAAGGGCAAGGGAATGGCTCTGTTAGAGTGCATGGTGATAATTTTGAGAGGAAGAGGGAGAAAATGGAGTATGTTGTTGCTCAACATCCGGGGCTTGGTAGTGTTCCTAAGGCTATGGAAGGGGAGCATGTTGCCGCTGGTTGGCCGTCATGGTTGGCAGCAGTTGCTGGAGAAGCAATCAAGGGATGGCTGCCACGACGTGCAGATTCTTTTGAGAAATTGGATAAA ATTGGCCAGGGAACTTACAGTAATGTTTATAGAGCTCGTGATCTTGAACAACGAAAGATCGTTGCTTTGAAAAAAGTGAGGTTTGATAATCTTGAGCCTGAGAGTGTTCGTTTCATGGCAAGGGAAATTCACATTCTACGTAGGCTTGATCATCCAAATGTCATAAAACTTGAAGGCTTGGTTACATCAAGGATGTCGTGCAGCTTATACCTTGTTTTTGAGTACATGGAGCATGACTTGGCCGGGCTTGCATCGCATCCTGGACTGAAGTTTACTGAAGCACAG GTTAAATGTTACATGCAGCAACTTTTACGTGGACTTGATCACTGCCACAGCCGTGGTGTACTGCATCGTGACATTAAGGGTTCCAATCTTTTGATTGACAACAATGGAGTATTGAAAATTGCAGACTTTGGTTTGGCAAGCTTTTTTGATCCCAATCAAACTCAGCCACTGACAAGCCGAGTTGTCACTCTCTGGTATAGGCCCCCCGAGCTTTTACTTGGAGCTACTTACTATGGCACTGCTGTAGATTTATGGAGTACAGGTTGCATACTTGCCGAGCTGTATGCTGGCAAGCCTATAATGCCTGGTAGAACTGAG GTGGAGCAGTTGcataaaatttttaaactttgtGGTTCGCCTTCCGAGGACTATTGGAGAAAATCAAAATTGCCTCATGCAACAATATTTAAGCCTCAACAACCCTATAGGCGTTGTGTTGGTGAAACATTCAAGGACTTTCCTGCACCTGCAATAGAACTGATAGAGACACTTTTGTCCATAGACCCCGCTGATCGTGGAACTTCAGCATCTGCTTTGATAAGTGAG TTCTTCTCAATAAAGCCTCTACCATGTGATCCTTCAAGCTTGCCAAAGTATCCTCCTAGCAAAGAATTTGACGCCAAAGTACGGGACGAAGAAGCTAGAAG ACAAGGGGCAGCAGGAAGCAAGGGTCAGAGACATGACCCCGAGAGAAGAGGAGTCCGAGAATCTCGAGCTATTCCTGCACCTGATGCCAATGCTGAACTGGTCTTGTCAATGCAg AAGAGACAAGGTCAGAACTTTTCTCAAAGCAGGAGCGAGAAGTTTAACCCTCATCCTGAAGAAGCTGCTTCTGGTTTTCCCATTGAACCCCCTAGACCATCACAAGCTGCAGAAGTAAGCGTTGATCCTCAGGCAAATCAACATAAAAGAGCCTCCCATTCAGGTCCACTGACTCACCGTGCTGCATGGGCAAAAGCTGGGAAGAACCACGATGACGCTCCAAAGATTTCAATGGGTGGTGGTGACTTATCTACAATCTCGGGCTTAGTTGCCGCCAGGAGGAGTATGCTGTCTGATGATCGAAGAGAATGTTCTGGGTCGTCACAAGTCGAGGCTCCAAAACTAATTACCAGGTTTCCAGGTTCCTTCAAGGAGGCCTCTGAATCATTGACGCAACAAAATCAGAAGCATCATGTTCATGCTTCTCAAAAGGAAGAAGGGAAAGGCAGCAACAAAGACCCTAATCTT GTTGGTTATGGATCAAAGGgctataaaattcattattctGGTCCATTGCTTGTTCCATCAAGCAACATggatcaaatgttgaaagaccATGACCGCCAAATTCAGGAGGCGGTCAGAAGAGCACGTCTCGACAAGGCAAAAATGCGAAGACTCCAAGCTGAGGGGAACCAGATAAGCAATTCATTATTTGTTTCTGGCCGCTGA
- the LOC101515599 gene encoding probable hexosyltransferase MUCI70 — protein MSGVSLGLRTGSYGNLQLIQNGNVSQVPVLVRRPSKALLYNPKDKERGCPYVCRHLGRGKVAMLLMLLFGLFIFVFGCFTLYKGGNITSDIEDRSYAISNYEVIGLDGSIENNLKDSSSSRTTSLISRHKRTFRDPPVSHLQSSYNLKERKVPVSAAGHHCDNFAFPPPPPVDRRRTGPRPCPVCYVPVKQAIASMPSSPSESPILRTLTYAHNENLSPTEPEGGSDFGGYPSLEERDASFDIKDTMKVHCGFVKGSRPGRQTGFDFDEEDLLELDQYHDIIVASAIFGNYDVIQQPRNISSEAKKNIPFYMFIDEETESYMRNVSILDSSRRVGLWRIIVVRNIPYADSRRNGKIPKLLLHRIFPNIRYSIWIDGKLELVVDPYQILERFLWRPNATFAISRHYRRFDVFVEAEANKVAGKYENASIDHQVQFYQDHDGLTHYSRAKLPITSDVPEGCVIIREHIPITNLFTCLWFNEVDRFTSRDQLSFSTVRDKIMAKVNWSVNMFLDCERRNFVIQAYHRDILENMPPPVSVISRPSPPVPFTTTKPSVKKNPRRGRGDRKSGSKRHRKVVDNVVLNQNLLF, from the exons ATGAGTGGAGTGTCATTGGGTCTACGAACAGGTAGCTATGGTAATCTGCAGTTGATTCAAAACGGCAACGTTTCGCAGGTACCTGTGCTTGTTCGTAGACCTTCAAAGGCGCTCCTTTATAACCCCAAAGATAAAGAGAGGGGTTGCCCTTATGTTTGTCGACATCTCGGTCGTGGCAAGGTTGCAATGCTTCTCATGCTTCTCTTTGGCCTTTTCATTTTTGTATTTGGTTGCTTTACACTTTACAAAG GTGGGAACATCACCAGTGATATTGAAGATAGATCTTACGCCATTAGTAACTATGAAGTTATAGGACTTGATGGttcaatagaaaataatttgaagGATAGTAGTTCTTCTAGAACGACATCGTTGATAAGTAGGCATAAAAGGACATTCAGGGATCCTCCTGTTTCTCATTTACAATCTTCATATaatttgaaagaaagaaaagtgCCTGTCTCTGCTGCGGGTCATCATTGTGACAATTTTGCATTTCCTCCTCCTCCACCTGTCGATAGAAGACGAACTGGACCACGTC CATGTCCTGTGTGTTATGTTCCTGTGAAGCAAGCTATTGCTAGTATGCCAAGTTCACCATCAGAGTCTCCTATACTTCGCACACTCACATATGCACATAATGAAAATCTGAGTCCAACAGAACCAGAAGGTGGCTCTGATTTTGGCGGATACCCTTCTCTGGAAGAAAGGGATGCTTCTTTTGATATAAAAGATACCATGAAAGTGCATTGTGG ATTTGTCAAAGGAAGCAGACCTGGTCGCCAGACTGGATTTGATTTTGATGAGGAAGATCTGTTAGAGTTGGATCAGTACCATGATATCATTGTTGCATCTGCCATATTCG GAAACTATGATGTAATACAGCAGCCCAGGAACATCAGTtcagaagcaaagaaaaacattCCTTTCTATATGTTCATTGATGAAGAAACAGAATCATATATGAGAAATGTCAGTATTTTGGATAGCAGCAGGAGAGTTGGATTGTGGAGAATCATTGTTGTCCGGAATATTCCATATGCTGATTCTAGGCGTAATGGAAAG ATTCCAAAACTTCTTTTGCACAGAATCTTTCCCAATATCCGATATTCAATTTGGATTGATGGGAAGCTTGAGCTTGTTGTTGACCCATATCAAATTCTTGAAAG GTTCTTGTGGCGTCCAAATGCTACTTTTGCCATTTCGAGACACTATAGACGCTTCGATGTCTTTGTTGAGGCTGAGGCTAATAAAGTAGCTGGAAAATATGAAAACGCTTCCATCGATCATCAAgttcaattttatcaagaccACGATGGTTTAACTCATTATTCCAGGGCCAAGCTTCCTATAACTAGTG ATGTTCCTGAAGGTTGTGTTATCATTAGAGAACACATTCCAATCACGAATCTGTTTACTTGTTTATGGTTCAATGAAGTTGATCGCTTTACTTCCAGAGATCAGTTAAGCTTTTCCACAGTAAGAGACAAAATAATGGCAAAAGTTAATTGGAGTGTCAATATGTTTCTCGACTGTGAAAGGCGTAACTTTGTGATACAG GCTTACCATAGAGATATATTGGAGAACATGCCTCCTCCAGTTTCTGTAATCAGTCGTCCAAGTCCACCTGTTCCCTTTACTACCACCAAGCCTTCGGTGAAGAAGAATCCTAGGCGCGGGAGAGGAGATAGGAAATCAGGTTCTAAGCGGCATCGTAAAGTAGTAGACAATGttgttttgaaccaaaatttattattttag